A region from the Antennarius striatus isolate MH-2024 chromosome 22, ASM4005453v1, whole genome shotgun sequence genome encodes:
- the kera gene encoding keratocan, whose amino-acid sequence MAQLPNLFCIVLLVGTVLSQDMPYEEYLAQLQACPKECRCPPNFPHAVYCDNKGLKSIPQIPPHTWYLYLQNNNIEVLSADALRNATSLRWLNLNRNKITSEGVEAGAISGMSHLAHLYMDDNLLSSVPSPLPTSLEQLRLSRNRISKIPAGVFVGVGKLSLLDLQGNKLMDDAVTEVNLKGLNNLVQINLAKNQLSSMPLGLPSTTTQLFLDGNNIEKIPAGYFKGLPKVAFIRLNYNKLNSNGIPKNVFNVSSILDLQLSHNQLTEVPDISSGLEHLHLDHNSIKTVDGSNICPVSIDTVDDFINDSVPQLRYLRLDGNEIKPPIPRDVILCFRLLRSIVI is encoded by the exons TCCTAAGGAATGTCGCTGCCCACCCAACTTTCCCCATGCCGTCTACTGTGACAATAAAGGCCTAAAGAGTATTCCTCAAATCCCTCCACATACATGGTATCTCTACCTTCAAAACAACAATATTGAGGTTCTGTCAGCAGATGCCCTACGAAATGCCACATCACTGCGCTGGCTGAACCTGAACCGTAACAAAATCACCAGTGAGGGAGTAGAAGCAGGTGCCATAAGTGGAATGTCTCACCTGGCAcacctctacatggatgacaacCTTCTTTCTTCTGTGCCATCACCTCTACCAACCAGCTTGGAACAGCTACGCCTCTCTCGCAATCGTATCTCCAAGATCCCTGCTGGTGTCTTTGTTGGTGTGGGTAAACTTAGCCTCTTGGACCTCCAGGGGAACAAGTTGATGGATGATGCCGTAACTGAGGTGAATCTGAAGGGTCTAAACAACCTGGTACAAATTAATCTAGCCAAGAACCAGCTGAGCAGCATGCCTCTTGGCCTACCTTCTACCACCACCCAGCTTTTCCTTGATGGCAACAATATTGAGAAGATCCCTGCTGGCTACTTCAAAGGTTTACCAAAAGTGGCATTTATAAGGCTCAACTACAACAAGCTTAACAGCAATGGGATacccaaaaatgtttttaatgtgtccAGTATTTTGGACTTACAGCTGTCCCACAATCAGTTGACGGAGGTTCCTGACATTTCCTCAGGTCTTGAGCACCTTCACCTTGACCACAACAGTATCAAAA CGGTAGATGGTTCCAACATCTGTCCTGTATCTATTGACACCGTTGACGACTTCATCAACGATAGTGTTCCTCAACTACGCTATCTCAGACTGGATGGCAATGAAATTAAACCACCAATTCCCAGGGATGTCATTCTGTGCTTCCGTCTCCTGAGGTCCATTGTCATATAA